One region of Enterobacter ludwigii genomic DNA includes:
- a CDS encoding YcaO-like family protein, whose translation MTQTFIPGKDAALEDSIARFQQKLTDLGFNIEEASWLNPVPHVWSVHIRDKDCALCFTNGKGATKKAALASALGEYFERLSTNYFFADFWLGETIANGPFVHYPNEKWFPLTEGDELPEGILDARLRAFYDPENELTASMLIDLQSGNDERGICALPFTRQSDEQTVYIPMNIVGNLYVSNGMSAGNTRNEARVQGLSEVFERHIKNRIIAESISLPEIPADVLARYPGVVESIAKLEAEGFPIFAYDGSLGGKYPVICVVLFNPTNGTCFASFGAHPDFGVALERTVTELLQGRSLKDLDVFTPPTFDDEEVAEHTNLETHFIDSSGLISWDMFKQDADYPFVDWSFAGTTEEEFATLMAIFDAEDQEVYIADYEHLGVYACRILVPGMSDIYPAEDLWLANNSMGAHLRETLLALPGSEWEKEDYLNLIAQLDEEGHDDFTRVRELLGLATGKDNGWYTLRIGELKAMLALAGGDLDQALAWTEWTMEFNQSVFSAERTNYYRCLQTLLLLAQEEDREPLQYLNAFVRMYGAEAVEAASAALSGEAPFYGLQAVDSDLKAFPAHQSLLNAYEKLQKAKAAYWSK comes from the coding sequence ATGACTCAAACATTTATCCCCGGCAAAGACGCCGCCCTGGAAGATTCCATCGCTCGCTTCCAGCAGAAACTGACCGACCTGGGCTTTAACATCGAAGAAGCCTCCTGGCTCAATCCGGTGCCTCATGTCTGGTCCGTGCATATTCGCGATAAAGACTGTGCCCTGTGCTTTACCAACGGTAAAGGTGCGACAAAAAAAGCGGCACTGGCCTCTGCGCTGGGTGAGTATTTTGAGCGTCTGTCCACCAACTATTTCTTCGCTGACTTCTGGCTGGGCGAAACCATCGCTAACGGCCCGTTTGTTCACTATCCAAACGAAAAATGGTTCCCACTGACCGAAGGTGACGAACTGCCGGAAGGTATTCTCGACGCCCGCCTGCGTGCCTTCTACGATCCGGAAAACGAACTGACTGCCAGCATGCTGATCGATCTGCAGTCCGGTAACGACGAGCGCGGGATCTGTGCCCTGCCGTTTACCCGTCAGTCAGATGAGCAAACCGTCTATATTCCGATGAACATCGTCGGCAACCTGTATGTCTCCAACGGTATGTCCGCCGGTAACACTCGCAATGAAGCGCGCGTGCAGGGTCTTTCCGAAGTCTTCGAACGTCACATCAAAAACCGCATTATTGCCGAATCTATCAGCCTGCCTGAAATTCCGGCAGACGTGCTGGCGCGCTACCCGGGTGTGGTGGAATCCATCGCCAAACTGGAAGCAGAAGGTTTCCCAATCTTTGCGTATGACGGCTCGCTGGGCGGTAAATACCCGGTTATCTGCGTCGTGCTGTTTAACCCGACCAACGGCACCTGTTTCGCCTCCTTCGGCGCGCACCCTGACTTCGGCGTGGCGCTAGAACGTACCGTCACCGAACTGCTGCAGGGCCGTAGTCTGAAAGATCTCGACGTGTTCACCCCGCCAACGTTTGACGATGAAGAAGTGGCCGAGCATACCAACCTCGAAACCCACTTCATCGACTCCAGCGGTTTGATCTCCTGGGATATGTTTAAACAAGACGCGGATTATCCGTTCGTGGACTGGAGCTTTGCCGGTACCACTGAAGAAGAGTTCGCCACGCTGATGGCGATCTTCGACGCGGAAGATCAGGAAGTCTATATTGCCGACTACGAACACCTTGGCGTCTACGCCTGCCGTATTCTGGTGCCAGGTATGTCCGACATCTACCCGGCTGAAGATCTGTGGCTGGCGAATAACAGCATGGGCGCGCATCTGCGCGAGACGCTGCTGGCTCTGCCGGGCAGCGAATGGGAGAAAGAAGATTATCTGAACCTGATCGCCCAACTGGACGAAGAAGGTCACGATGACTTCACCCGCGTACGCGAACTCCTGGGTCTGGCTACCGGTAAAGACAACGGCTGGTATACCCTGCGCATCGGTGAGCTGAAAGCCATGCTGGCCCTGGCGGGTGGCGATTTGGATCAGGCCCTGGCCTGGACCGAGTGGACCATGGAATTCAACCAGTCGGTCTTCTCTGCCGAGCGCACCAACTATTACCGCTGCCTGCAAACGCTGTTGTTGCTTGCACAGGAAGAAGATCGCGAGCCGCTGCAATATCTGAATGCCTTCGTACGGATGTACGGTGCTGAGGCGGTAGAAGCGGCCAGTGCGGCCCTGAGTGGCGAAGCGCCGTTCTATGGCCTGCAGGCTGTTGACAGCGATCTGAAAGCCTTCCCGGCGCACCAGTCGCTGCTGAACGCCTATGAAAAACTGCAGAAAGCAAAAGCCGCTTACTGGTCAAAATAA
- the focA gene encoding formate transporter FocA: MKADNPFDLLLPAAMAKVAEEAGVYKATKHPMKTFYLAITAGVFISIAFVFYITATTGTAGMPFGMAKLIGGICFSLGLILCVICGADLFTSTVLIVVAKASGRITWGQLARNWLNVYVGNLVGCLLFVLLMWLSGEYMTANGGWGLNVLQTADHKMHHTFIEAVALGILANLMVCLAVWMSYSGRSLMDKALIMVLPVAMFVASGFEHSIANMFMIPMGIVIRDFASPEFWTAVGSSPESFSHLTIMNFITDNLIPVTIGNIIGGGLLVGLTYWVIYLRGDDHH, encoded by the coding sequence GTGAAAGCTGACAACCCTTTTGATCTTTTACTCCCTGCTGCGATGGCCAAAGTTGCCGAAGAAGCGGGTGTCTATAAAGCAACGAAACACCCGATGAAGACGTTCTATCTGGCGATCACGGCTGGTGTGTTCATCTCTATCGCTTTCGTCTTCTACATCACTGCCACCACCGGTACTGCTGGAATGCCTTTCGGCATGGCCAAACTGATTGGCGGTATTTGCTTCTCACTGGGTCTGATTCTTTGCGTTATCTGCGGTGCCGACCTCTTCACCTCAACGGTGCTGATTGTCGTAGCGAAAGCCAGCGGAAGAATTACTTGGGGTCAGCTGGCGCGTAACTGGCTTAACGTCTACGTGGGTAACCTGGTTGGCTGTCTGCTCTTTGTTTTGTTGATGTGGCTTTCTGGCGAGTACATGACCGCCAACGGTGGCTGGGGGCTCAACGTCCTGCAAACTGCCGACCACAAAATGCACCACACATTTATCGAAGCCGTTGCTCTTGGCATCCTCGCTAACCTGATGGTCTGCCTGGCTGTATGGATGAGCTATTCGGGTCGCAGCCTGATGGACAAAGCCTTAATAATGGTTCTGCCAGTTGCGATGTTTGTTGCCAGCGGCTTTGAGCACAGTATCGCGAATATGTTCATGATCCCAATGGGCATTGTCATCCGCGACTTTGCAAGCCCGGAGTTCTGGACCGCAGTTGGTTCATCCCCGGAAAGTTTCTCTCACCTGACTATTATGAATTTCATTACTGATAACCTGATCCCTGTCACTATCGGGAACATTATCGGTGGGGGTCTGTTAGTTGGGTTGACATACTGGGTCATTTACCTGCGTGGCGACGATCATCATTGA
- the pflA gene encoding pyruvate formate lyase 1-activating protein translates to MSIIGRIHSFESCGTVDGPGIRFITFFQGCLMRCLYCHNRDTWDTHGGKEVTVEDLMKEVVTYRHFMNASGGGVTASGGEAILQAEFVRDWFRACRKEGIHTCLDTNGFVRRYDPVIDELLEVTDLVMLDLKQMNDEIHQNLVGVSNHRTLEFAKYIADKGIKTWIRYVVVPGWSDDDDSAHRLGEFTRDMGNVEKIELLPYHELGKHKWVAMGEEYKLDGVKPPKKETMERVKGILEQYGHKVMY, encoded by the coding sequence ATGTCAATTATTGGTCGCATTCACTCCTTTGAATCCTGTGGCACTGTCGATGGCCCAGGTATCCGCTTTATCACCTTTTTCCAGGGCTGCCTGATGCGCTGCCTGTACTGCCATAACCGTGACACCTGGGATACACACGGCGGCAAAGAAGTGACCGTTGAAGATTTAATGAAAGAGGTGGTGACCTACCGTCACTTTATGAACGCGTCTGGCGGTGGTGTAACCGCATCCGGCGGTGAAGCCATTCTTCAGGCTGAGTTTGTACGCGACTGGTTCCGTGCCTGCCGCAAGGAAGGTATTCATACCTGTCTCGATACCAACGGCTTTGTACGCCGCTACGATCCGGTTATCGACGAGCTGCTCGAAGTGACCGATCTGGTGATGCTCGATCTCAAACAGATGAACGATGAGATCCACCAGAACCTCGTTGGTGTCTCAAACCACCGGACGCTGGAATTTGCCAAATACATTGCCGATAAAGGCATCAAAACCTGGATCCGCTACGTGGTTGTGCCTGGCTGGTCAGATGATGACGACTCCGCGCATCGTCTCGGGGAATTTACCCGCGACATGGGCAACGTCGAGAAAATCGAGCTTCTGCCTTATCACGAGCTGGGTAAACACAAATGGGTGGCAATGGGCGAAGAGTACAAACTCGATGGCGTGAAGCCGCCGAAGAAAGAGACGATGGAACGCGTCAAAGGCATTCTTGAGCAGTACGGCCATAAGGTGATGTATTAA
- the serC gene encoding 3-phosphoserine/phosphohydroxythreonine transaminase, which translates to MAQVFNFSSGPAMLPADVLKQAQQELCDWNGLGTSVMEISHRGKEFIQVAEEAEKDFRDLLNIPSNYKVLFCHGGGRGQFAGVPLNILGNKTTADYVDAGYWAASAVKEAHKYCTPNVIDAKVTVDGLRAVKPMSEWQLSDNAAYLHYCPNETIDGIAIDETPNFGSDVVVAADFSSTILSAPIDVSRYGVIYAGAQKNIGPAGLTIVVVREDLLGKAHKSCPSILDYTVLNDNDSMFNTPPTFAWYLSGLVFKWLKQNGGVAQMDKVNQQKAELLYGVIDKSDFYRNDVAKTNRSRMNVPFQLADSNLDKVFLEESFAAGLHALKGHRVVGGMRASIYNAMPLEGVKALTDFMIDFERRHG; encoded by the coding sequence ATGGCTCAAGTCTTTAATTTCAGTTCAGGTCCGGCAATGTTACCGGCAGACGTGCTTAAACAGGCCCAACAGGAACTTTGTGACTGGAACGGTCTCGGTACGTCGGTGATGGAAATCAGCCACCGGGGTAAAGAGTTTATTCAGGTGGCGGAAGAGGCAGAAAAGGATTTTCGCGATCTGCTGAATATTCCCTCGAACTACAAAGTATTGTTCTGTCACGGCGGCGGACGCGGTCAGTTTGCAGGTGTACCGCTGAATATCCTCGGTAACAAAACGACGGCTGACTATGTTGACGCGGGTTACTGGGCGGCAAGTGCCGTTAAAGAAGCGCATAAATACTGCACGCCAAATGTTATCGACGCCAAAGTGACTGTTGACGGTCTGCGCGCTGTTAAGCCAATGAGCGAGTGGCAGCTTTCTGATAACGCAGCGTATCTGCACTACTGCCCGAACGAAACCATTGACGGGATTGCCATCGACGAGACGCCAAACTTCGGCAGCGATGTCGTGGTTGCCGCGGATTTCTCCTCCACCATTTTGTCTGCACCGATTGATGTCAGCCGCTACGGTGTTATCTATGCGGGCGCGCAGAAAAATATCGGTCCGGCCGGTTTGACTATCGTCGTCGTGCGTGAAGACCTACTGGGGAAAGCGCATAAATCGTGCCCGTCGATTCTCGATTACACCGTGCTGAACGATAACGATTCTATGTTCAACACCCCACCTACGTTTGCGTGGTACCTCTCCGGTCTGGTGTTCAAATGGCTGAAGCAAAACGGCGGTGTGGCGCAGATGGACAAGGTTAACCAGCAGAAAGCTGAACTGCTGTATGGCGTCATCGACAAGAGCGATTTCTACCGTAACGATGTCGCGAAAACCAATCGTTCCCGCATGAACGTGCCGTTCCAGCTGGCTGACAGCAACCTGGATAAAGTCTTCCTGGAAGAGTCCTTCGCGGCCGGCCTGCATGCGCTGAAGGGACACCGTGTTGTTGGTGGTATGCGTGCCTCCATCTATAACGCGATGCCGCTGGAAGGCGTTAAAGCTCTAACCGATTTCATGATCGACTTCGAACGTCGCCACGGTTAA
- the pflB gene encoding formate C-acetyltransferase, whose product MSELNEKLATAWEGFAKGDWQNEVNVRDFIQKNYTPYEGDESFLAGATDATTKLWDSVMEGVKLENRTHAPVDFDTSVASTITSHDAGYINKALEKIVGLQTEAPLKRAIIPFGGIKMVEGSCKAYNRELDPMLKKIFTEYRKTHNQGVFDVYTKDILNCRKSGVLTGLPDAYGRGRIIGDYRRVALYGIDFLMKDKYAQFVSLQSDLENGVNLEATIRLREEIAEQHRALGQIKEMAAKYGCDISGPATNAQEAIQWTYFGYLAAVKSQNGAAMSFGRVSTFLDAYIERDIKAGKITEQDAQEMIDHLVMKLRMVRFLRTPEYDELFSGDPIWATESIGGMGVDGRTLVTKNSFRFLNTLYTMGPSPEPNITVLWSEKLPLNFKKFAAKVSIDTSSLQYENDDLMRPDFNNDDYAIACCVSPMVVGKQMQFFGARANLAKTMLYAINGGVDEKLKMQVGPKSEPIKGDVLNFDEVMDRMDHFMDWLAKQYVTALNVIHYMHDKYSYEASLMALHDRDVIRTMACGIAGLSVAADSLSAIKYAKVKPIRDEDGLAVDFEIEGEYPQFGNNDSRVDDMAVDLVERFMKKIQKLTTYRNAIPTQSVLTITSNVVYGKKTGNTPDGRRAGAPFGPGANPMHGRDQKGAVASLTSVAKLPFAYAKDGISYTFSIVPNALGKDDEVRKTNLAGLMDGYFHHEASIEGGQHLNVNVMNREMLLDAMEHPEKYPQLTIRVSGYAVRFNSLTKEQQQDVITRTFTQSM is encoded by the coding sequence ATGTCCGAGCTTAATGAAAAGTTAGCCACAGCCTGGGAAGGTTTTGCGAAAGGTGACTGGCAGAATGAAGTAAACGTACGTGACTTCATTCAGAAAAACTATACCCCGTATGAAGGTGACGAATCCTTCCTGGCTGGCGCAACTGACGCGACCACCAAGCTGTGGGACAGCGTAATGGAAGGCGTTAAACTGGAAAACCGCACTCACGCGCCAGTTGATTTCGACACCTCCGTTGCTTCCACCATCACTTCTCACGATGCTGGCTATATCAACAAAGCCCTTGAGAAAATCGTTGGTCTGCAGACTGAAGCACCACTGAAACGTGCAATCATCCCGTTCGGTGGTATTAAAATGGTTGAAGGTTCCTGCAAAGCGTATAACCGCGAGCTGGACCCAATGCTGAAAAAAATCTTCACCGAATACCGTAAAACCCACAACCAGGGCGTATTCGATGTTTACACCAAAGACATTCTGAACTGCCGTAAATCTGGCGTTCTGACCGGTCTGCCAGATGCGTATGGCCGTGGCCGTATCATCGGTGATTACCGTCGCGTTGCGCTGTACGGTATCGACTTCCTGATGAAAGACAAGTACGCACAGTTCGTTTCCCTGCAGTCTGACCTGGAAAACGGCGTAAACCTGGAAGCGACTATCCGTCTGCGTGAAGAAATTGCTGAACAGCACCGCGCGCTGGGTCAGATCAAAGAAATGGCAGCTAAATATGGCTGCGATATCTCTGGTCCTGCGACCAACGCTCAGGAAGCTATCCAGTGGACTTACTTCGGCTACCTGGCCGCGGTTAAGTCTCAGAACGGTGCAGCGATGTCCTTCGGTCGTGTATCCACCTTCCTGGATGCTTACATCGAACGCGACATCAAAGCAGGCAAAATCACCGAGCAAGACGCTCAGGAAATGATTGACCACCTGGTCATGAAACTGCGTATGGTTCGCTTCCTGCGTACCCCAGAATACGATGAGCTGTTCTCCGGTGACCCAATCTGGGCAACTGAATCTATCGGTGGTATGGGCGTTGATGGCCGTACTCTGGTAACCAAAAACAGCTTCCGCTTCCTGAACACCCTGTACACCATGGGTCCTTCTCCGGAGCCGAACATTACTGTTCTGTGGTCTGAAAAACTGCCTCTGAACTTCAAGAAATTCGCCGCTAAAGTGTCTATCGACACCTCTTCTCTGCAGTACGAGAACGATGACCTGATGCGTCCGGACTTCAACAACGACGATTACGCTATCGCTTGCTGCGTAAGCCCAATGGTTGTTGGTAAACAAATGCAGTTCTTCGGTGCGCGTGCAAACCTGGCGAAAACCATGCTGTACGCAATCAACGGCGGCGTTGATGAAAAACTGAAAATGCAGGTTGGTCCTAAGTCTGAGCCAATCAAAGGCGACGTTCTGAACTTCGACGAAGTGATGGACCGCATGGATCACTTCATGGACTGGCTGGCTAAACAGTACGTCACTGCACTGAACGTTATCCACTACATGCACGACAAGTACAGCTACGAAGCCTCTCTGATGGCGCTGCACGACCGTGACGTTATCCGCACCATGGCGTGTGGTATCGCAGGTCTGTCCGTTGCGGCTGACTCCCTGTCTGCAATCAAATATGCGAAAGTTAAACCAATTCGTGACGAAGACGGCCTGGCTGTAGACTTCGAAATCGAAGGCGAATACCCGCAGTTTGGTAACAACGATTCTCGCGTTGATGACATGGCGGTTGACCTGGTAGAACGTTTCATGAAGAAAATTCAGAAACTGACTACTTACCGTAACGCTATCCCGACTCAGTCTGTTCTGACCATCACCTCTAACGTTGTGTATGGTAAGAAAACCGGTAATACCCCAGACGGACGTCGTGCTGGCGCGCCATTCGGCCCAGGTGCTAACCCAATGCACGGTCGTGACCAGAAAGGTGCTGTTGCCTCTCTGACTTCCGTTGCTAAACTGCCGTTTGCTTACGCTAAAGATGGTATCTCTTACACCTTCTCTATCGTTCCAAATGCGCTGGGTAAAGACGACGAAGTGCGTAAAACTAACCTCGCGGGTCTGATGGATGGTTACTTCCACCACGAAGCGTCCATCGAAGGTGGTCAGCACCTGAACGTGAACGTAATGAACCGTGAAATGCTGCTCGACGCGATGGAACACCCTGAGAAATATCCTCAGCTGACCATCCGCGTATCCGGCTACGCAGTACGTTTTAACTCCCTGACTAAAGAACAGCAGCAGGACGTTATCACCCGTACTTTCACTCAGTCCATGTAA
- a CDS encoding DUF421 domain-containing protein yields the protein MKAFDLHRMAFDKVPPEFLGEVALRSLYTFVLVFLFLKITGRRGVRQMSLFEVLIILTLGSAAGDVAFYDDVPMVPVFIVFVSLALIYRLVMWLMSKSEKLEDLLEGKPVVIVEDGQLAWENVKSANMTEFEFFMELRLNSVEQLGQVRLAIMETNGQISVYYYSDEDVKPGLCILPDMLIERFRTVPEAGDYACIRCSHVVAMQPGDRQLCPRCANPEWSKVSRAKRLT from the coding sequence ATGAAAGCTTTCGATCTCCATCGGATGGCGTTTGATAAAGTCCCTCCTGAGTTTTTAGGCGAAGTCGCTCTGCGCAGTCTGTATACCTTCGTCCTGGTCTTTCTGTTTCTCAAGATTACGGGCCGTCGTGGTGTCCGGCAGATGTCGCTCTTTGAGGTATTGATTATCCTGACGCTGGGATCAGCGGCGGGTGACGTTGCCTTCTATGATGATGTGCCGATGGTGCCGGTGTTTATTGTCTTTGTCTCACTGGCGCTTATTTACCGTCTTGTCATGTGGCTGATGTCGAAAAGCGAAAAGCTGGAAGACCTGCTTGAAGGGAAGCCGGTTGTTATCGTCGAGGACGGCCAGCTGGCCTGGGAAAATGTAAAAAGTGCCAATATGACCGAGTTTGAATTCTTTATGGAGCTACGCCTGAATAGCGTGGAACAGCTCGGGCAGGTACGTCTGGCAATAATGGAAACCAACGGGCAGATCAGCGTTTATTACTATTCTGACGAGGACGTCAAGCCCGGTCTCTGTATTTTACCGGACATGCTGATCGAACGTTTCAGAACGGTTCCTGAAGCTGGCGACTATGCTTGCATACGATGCAGCCACGTGGTTGCGATGCAGCCGGGCGATCGTCAATTATGCCCCCGCTGCGCAAATCCGGAATGGTCGAAGGTTAGCCGGGCCAAACGGCTTACCTGA
- a CDS encoding MFS transporter, with protein MTTYTRPVLLLLCGLLLLTLAIAVLNTLVPLWLAHENLPTWQVGMVSSSFFTGNLLGTLVTGSLIKRFGFNRSYYLASLIFAAGCAGLGLMVGFWSWMAWRFIAGVGCAMIWVVVESALMCSGTSRNRGRLLAAYMMVYYVGTVLGQLMVSKLPTDLMSVLPWVTGMVLAAILPLLFTRIVNQNSEHQEATHVWPMLRLRQARLGVNGCIISGIVLGSLYGLMPLYLNHQGVSDSGIGFWMAVMVSAGIVGQWPIGRLADRFGRLLVLRVQVFVVILGCLAMLSNAAMAPALFILGAAGFTLYPVAMAWACEKVEHHQLVAMNQALLLSYTIGSLLGPTFTAMLMQNYSDNLLFIMIASVSFIYLLMLLRKAGEHPTPVAHA; from the coding sequence ATGACCACCTATACCCGGCCAGTGCTTCTGTTGCTCTGTGGCCTACTTCTGTTGACCCTGGCGATCGCAGTGTTAAATACGCTCGTCCCGCTGTGGCTCGCCCATGAAAACTTACCGACCTGGCAGGTGGGTATGGTCAGCTCGTCCTTTTTTACCGGCAACCTGTTGGGGACGCTGGTCACCGGGAGCCTGATTAAGCGCTTTGGCTTTAATCGCAGCTATTATCTGGCTTCGCTGATTTTCGCCGCCGGATGTGCCGGTTTAGGCCTTATGGTCGGCTTCTGGAGCTGGATGGCATGGCGTTTTATCGCTGGCGTAGGCTGCGCGATGATTTGGGTGGTGGTTGAAAGTGCGCTGATGTGCAGCGGTACGTCGCGCAACCGCGGACGCCTGCTGGCAGCCTATATGATGGTTTACTACGTGGGCACCGTGCTGGGTCAACTGATGGTCAGCAAACTGCCAACCGACCTGATGAGCGTTCTGCCGTGGGTAACGGGTATGGTGCTTGCCGCGATCCTGCCGCTGCTCTTTACGCGCATTGTGAACCAGAACAGCGAACACCAGGAAGCAACCCACGTCTGGCCGATGCTGAGACTCCGTCAGGCGCGGCTGGGCGTTAACGGCTGCATTATCTCGGGGATTGTACTGGGCTCACTCTATGGCCTGATGCCGCTCTATCTAAATCATCAGGGCGTCAGCGATTCCGGAATTGGCTTCTGGATGGCGGTTATGGTGAGTGCAGGGATCGTCGGGCAGTGGCCGATTGGCCGTCTGGCGGACCGTTTCGGTCGTCTGCTGGTACTGCGCGTTCAGGTCTTCGTGGTGATCCTGGGATGTCTAGCCATGCTCAGCAACGCCGCGATGGCGCCTGCGCTGTTTATTCTCGGGGCCGCTGGCTTTACGCTCTATCCGGTCGCGATGGCCTGGGCCTGTGAGAAAGTAGAACATCACCAGCTGGTGGCAATGAACCAGGCGCTGTTACTGAGCTATACCATCGGCAGTTTATTAGGGCCGACGTTTACCGCGATGTTGATGCAGAATTACTCTGATAATTTATTGTTTATCATGATCGCCAGCGTATCGTTTATTTATCTCTTAATGCTGCTGCGCAAAGCGGGCGAACACCCAACGCCTGTGGCTCATGCCTGA
- a CDS encoding RcnB family protein: MSIRRFATTALAVVLSLTFATAPVMANPGNGNGNGHGNGGGQGNSGSHGNGNSGNHGNKQNNGQDNPGKSDKSVKSSKDVGNDVDARVSFDHARHLALNYGLTGYKSLPPGIAKNLARGKPLPPGIAKKTVPASMLGQLPSYPGYEWRVVGDDLVLIALSTAIVTSVINGVFK; this comes from the coding sequence ATGTCTATTCGTCGTTTTGCCACTACCGCACTTGCCGTAGTGTTGTCTTTAACGTTTGCAACGGCTCCGGTCATGGCTAATCCTGGAAACGGGAATGGCAATGGTCACGGAAACGGCGGCGGACAGGGTAACAGCGGCAGTCATGGTAATGGAAATTCTGGTAACCATGGCAATAAGCAAAATAACGGTCAGGATAACCCTGGAAAATCGGATAAGAGCGTTAAGAGCAGTAAAGATGTCGGTAACGATGTCGACGCTCGCGTGAGTTTCGATCATGCCCGCCATCTGGCGCTGAATTATGGCCTAACGGGCTATAAGTCTCTGCCTCCGGGTATCGCGAAAAACCTGGCGCGCGGTAAGCCGTTGCCTCCGGGCATTGCGAAGAAAACCGTGCCGGCCTCTATGCTGGGCCAGCTTCCTTCCTATCCTGGCTATGAATGGCGGGTAGTGGGTGACGATCTGGTCTTAATTGCGCTGAGTACAGCCATTGTGACGTCCGTGATTAACGGCGTCTTTAAATAG